The following proteins come from a genomic window of Sphingomonas oryzagri:
- a CDS encoding Trm112 family protein, whose protein sequence is MIDPELLALLVCPLTRTPLRQEGEELISDEAGLAYPIREGVPVLLVEEARRL, encoded by the coding sequence GTGATCGACCCGGAACTGCTGGCCCTGCTGGTCTGCCCGCTGACGCGCACCCCGCTCCGGCAAGAGGGCGAGGAGCTGATCTCCGACGAGGCCGGCCTGGCCTACCCGATCCGCGAGGGCGTGCCGGTACTGCTGGTGGAAGAGGCGCGGCGGCTTTAG
- a CDS encoding LON peptidase substrate-binding domain-containing protein: MGLGAAAAAFHRAVRLIQVARLSIFPLAGALLFPRALLPLHIFEPRYRAMVSDAMARDRRIGMIQPRDETAQKPALFDIGCIGRIAEVEALDDGRFNLILEGLTRFRLVSELDVTTPFRQVEADTEAFAADGTDPDPLGIALRADLEREARRYADAKGYAIDWAAVERLDDEGLVNGVAQVTPFDVATKQALLEAPTIAERADLVVQFLRFFRLDDSDGDDSGATLQ, encoded by the coding sequence GTGGGTCTCGGCGCAGCGGCGGCGGCTTTCCACCGTGCTGTTCGGCTGATCCAAGTGGCGCGCCTCTCCATCTTTCCGCTGGCGGGCGCGTTGCTCTTTCCCCGCGCGCTGCTGCCGCTCCACATCTTCGAGCCGCGCTATCGAGCGATGGTGTCCGACGCCATGGCGCGCGACCGGCGCATCGGCATGATCCAGCCGCGCGACGAAACCGCGCAGAAGCCGGCTTTGTTCGACATCGGCTGCATCGGCCGCATCGCCGAGGTGGAGGCGCTGGACGACGGCCGCTTCAACCTGATCCTCGAAGGCCTCACCCGTTTCCGGCTGGTCAGCGAGCTCGACGTCACCACGCCCTTCCGCCAGGTGGAAGCGGATACCGAGGCGTTCGCGGCCGACGGCACCGATCCTGATCCGCTTGGCATCGCGCTGCGCGCCGATCTGGAGCGCGAGGCGCGCCGCTATGCCGACGCCAAGGGTTATGCGATCGACTGGGCGGCGGTGGAGCGGCTCGACGACGAGGGGCTGGTCAACGGGGTGGCGCAGGTGACGCCGTTCGACGTCGCCACCAAGCAGGCGCTGCTGGAAGCGCCGACCATCGCGGAGCGCGCCGATCTGGTGGTGCAGTTCCTCCGCTTCTTCCGCCTCGACGACAGCGACGGCGACGACAGCGGAGCGACGTTGCAGTGA
- a CDS encoding tetratricopeptide repeat protein: MATLGMSAADREAVEAFRRDVVEPSMTGLVIVDFWAEWCGPCKQLGPVIEKVCADYAPKGVTLVKIDVDKDKFIAAQFQIRSIPTVYAIFQGQPVADLTQARSESQLSRMLDQLLAQLPIEAPGDPQAADIEQYVAMADAVLADGDAERALGIFEQVAEMAPDNAAVVAGRAQALLKLGRADEAEALLAALPEDKAKDPALAQVKAAVALAKETAPVDDLTPLRQAVETNPEDLDARYELAGGLMAAGDRDGAADQLLASIAQDRAHNDGAAKERLLKLFASIGLEDPWVSAQRRRLSTVLFG, encoded by the coding sequence GTGGCGACCCTGGGAATGAGCGCGGCGGACCGCGAAGCGGTCGAGGCCTTCCGGCGCGACGTGGTCGAGCCGTCGATGACGGGCCTCGTCATCGTCGATTTCTGGGCGGAATGGTGCGGCCCCTGCAAGCAGCTCGGCCCGGTGATCGAGAAGGTCTGCGCCGATTATGCGCCCAAGGGCGTGACGCTGGTGAAGATCGACGTCGACAAGGACAAGTTCATCGCCGCCCAGTTCCAGATCCGCTCGATCCCGACCGTCTATGCGATCTTCCAGGGCCAGCCGGTCGCCGACCTGACGCAGGCGCGCAGCGAATCGCAGCTGTCGCGGATGCTCGACCAGTTGCTCGCCCAGTTGCCGATCGAGGCGCCGGGCGATCCGCAGGCGGCCGACATCGAGCAATATGTCGCGATGGCGGACGCGGTGCTGGCCGATGGCGATGCGGAGCGCGCGCTCGGCATCTTCGAGCAGGTCGCCGAGATGGCGCCCGATAACGCCGCGGTCGTGGCAGGCCGGGCGCAGGCGCTGCTGAAGCTCGGCCGCGCCGACGAGGCCGAGGCGCTGCTCGCCGCATTGCCCGAGGACAAGGCCAAGGATCCGGCGCTCGCGCAGGTGAAGGCGGCGGTGGCGCTGGCGAAGGAAACCGCGCCGGTCGACGATCTCACCCCGCTCCGTCAGGCGGTGGAGACCAACCCCGAGGATCTCGATGCCCGCTACGAACTGGCCGGCGGGCTGATGGCGGCGGGCGATCGCGACGGGGCGGCGGACCAGCTCCTCGCCTCGATCGCGCAGGATCGCGCGCATAACGACGGCGCCGCCAAGGAGCGGCTGCTCAAGCTGTTCGCCTCGATCGGGCTGGAAGATCCGTGGGTCTCGGCGCAGCGGCGGCGGCTTTCCACCGTGCTGTTCGGCTGA
- a CDS encoding DNA sulfur modification protein DndB, with protein sequence MALSLSVTSALNLTLEGSTGSFSVGRETASQQTVEVKYFLTHVGLNLLSGANEELLRHLAPVREVFPPRDLGFDEIMQRDIDDARVSSELVPYLLDRKSRDLVKLFPPIVVVVMPVETDANRPANHYPAVTSEDGTENGHPCKIVRSGEKGQEVFEFVQPFEGGKLYQHDLVRLKLNTNRCRLVIVDGQHRAMALLALYRNLKQDWEDKNKAPYKDYYEEWTPNYIKSFELANISLPIMFCTFPALDENFSGEYNVKMAARSIFLTLNKTARQVSASRNRLLDDNDIVALLLRDTLSSIKAFDDIHAPSSLRIHNIELDQAHDRVKIESPIAISGVNHFYYMIEHILLNRLEDVSGAKPRAGNYYLRSDLTNFGAMRRLNGWNLLGEDLANATNRFFYTTGAGETLGKEFRDRFGKFIVATFERFVPYEAHTSAVLWLDEQLRLQANTKIRPILFEGQGIGRTFENHRKHLDEKIREKEFGAEAPKLQEILGRLDATRKMVADYEVKLKAERANRFLAKADKKGLRGDDGQLYPKVVEFITWLYDNVLTTVAFQTAIIGGFFGELERANIAREKLGQEPLETQASFDKFIDDLNEFFEVVRPNDFRRLVEVFQGTLGDEIGEWKITPSASTFKRVVYRGEMQPAQWPKYKYLLLELWRATGTDLEASIAGERDVARFQIFNSLEKEYQKDFLERNLRREESLTTAERNAIRTEAYDAFCKFLRNLGWKASDVPTKKSLVEAPQTEDANAAPEVATDDWDDGDASSVVEEGEA encoded by the coding sequence ATGGCCCTCAGCCTCAGCGTCACATCCGCTTTGAACCTCACGCTCGAGGGTTCGACCGGCAGCTTCAGCGTGGGCCGCGAAACGGCGTCGCAACAGACTGTCGAGGTGAAATATTTTCTCACCCATGTCGGTCTCAATCTGCTTTCCGGCGCGAACGAGGAGTTGCTTCGGCACCTCGCGCCGGTTCGGGAAGTGTTTCCTCCTCGCGACCTGGGCTTCGACGAAATCATGCAGCGCGATATCGACGACGCGCGTGTTTCGTCTGAGCTAGTCCCCTATCTGCTGGATCGGAAGTCCCGCGACCTCGTGAAGCTTTTCCCGCCGATCGTGGTCGTCGTGATGCCGGTCGAAACCGACGCCAATCGACCCGCCAATCATTATCCCGCTGTCACATCTGAAGATGGGACTGAGAACGGTCACCCGTGCAAGATCGTGCGAAGCGGCGAAAAAGGGCAGGAAGTCTTTGAGTTCGTGCAACCGTTTGAGGGCGGGAAGTTGTATCAGCACGATCTCGTCCGGCTGAAACTAAATACTAACCGTTGCCGCCTCGTGATTGTCGATGGTCAGCACCGCGCAATGGCGCTGTTGGCACTTTACCGAAACTTGAAGCAGGATTGGGAAGATAAAAACAAAGCGCCATATAAGGACTACTATGAGGAATGGACGCCGAACTACATCAAGTCGTTCGAGCTTGCGAACATAAGCCTGCCAATTATGTTTTGCACCTTTCCGGCGCTCGATGAAAACTTCTCCGGCGAATATAATGTAAAGATGGCCGCAAGGTCGATCTTCCTCACCCTTAACAAAACGGCGCGTCAGGTATCGGCGTCGCGAAATCGCTTGCTCGACGATAACGATATTGTCGCGCTACTTCTTCGCGACACTCTCTCATCGATCAAGGCGTTCGATGACATCCATGCTCCTTCATCGTTGCGCATCCACAATATCGAACTCGACCAGGCTCACGATCGCGTGAAAATTGAGAGCCCGATCGCGATCTCTGGCGTGAACCATTTTTACTACATGATCGAACACATCTTGTTGAATAGGCTTGAAGATGTGAGCGGCGCCAAGCCGCGGGCCGGGAACTACTATCTGCGAAGCGACCTCACGAATTTTGGTGCCATGAGGCGGCTCAATGGTTGGAACCTGCTAGGTGAAGACCTTGCCAACGCAACCAATCGTTTCTTCTACACGACGGGAGCGGGAGAGACCCTCGGAAAGGAATTTCGCGACCGCTTTGGCAAATTCATCGTTGCGACTTTTGAGCGCTTCGTTCCCTACGAAGCCCACACCAGTGCCGTTCTTTGGCTCGATGAGCAGCTGCGGCTCCAGGCCAACACGAAGATCAGGCCGATCCTGTTCGAGGGACAAGGGATCGGCAGAACTTTCGAGAATCACCGGAAGCATCTCGACGAGAAGATTCGCGAGAAGGAGTTTGGTGCGGAGGCCCCGAAGCTTCAGGAGATACTTGGCCGACTAGACGCCACGCGGAAGATGGTTGCGGATTATGAGGTCAAGCTGAAGGCAGAGCGCGCTAATCGTTTTCTCGCCAAAGCTGACAAGAAAGGCTTGCGAGGCGACGACGGTCAGCTTTATCCGAAAGTAGTCGAGTTTATCACTTGGCTTTACGATAATGTTTTAACCACCGTTGCTTTCCAGACAGCGATAATCGGTGGATTCTTCGGAGAGCTTGAGCGTGCAAACATCGCTCGCGAAAAGCTCGGTCAGGAACCGCTTGAGACCCAAGCATCGTTCGACAAGTTCATTGATGACCTAAACGAGTTTTTTGAGGTCGTCCGTCCCAACGATTTCCGTCGTTTGGTCGAAGTTTTCCAAGGAACCTTGGGAGATGAGATCGGCGAGTGGAAGATCACGCCGTCTGCATCGACGTTCAAGCGGGTCGTCTATCGCGGCGAAATGCAGCCTGCGCAGTGGCCAAAATATAAGTATCTTCTTCTCGAGTTGTGGCGCGCGACCGGGACCGACCTTGAGGCATCGATCGCGGGCGAAAGGGACGTCGCCCGTTTCCAGATCTTCAACTCGCTTGAAAAGGAATATCAGAAGGATTTCCTGGAGCGGAATCTCCGTCGCGAGGAGAGCCTCACCACGGCCGAGCGGAACGCGATCCGAACTGAGGCCTACGACGCGTTCTGCAAATTCCTCCGCAATCTCGGTTGGAAGGCGTCGGATGTCCCCACTAAAAAGTCGCTCGTCGAAGCGCCGCAGACCGAGGACGCCAACGCAGCGCCAGAGGTTGCGACGGACGATTGGGACGACGGCGACGCTTCCAGCGTCGTCGAGGAGGGTGAAGCCTAA
- a CDS encoding cysteine desulfurase family protein, with protein sequence MQTDAAIYLDGFATTPLAPEALAAMQAAWADPVNAGSPHRGGARATALLDAARKQIGDLVGADAREIIFTSGATEANNLAIRGLAGWAVQGGSPRRRIIVSAVEHKAVSEAAISLKGDGFEVVVAPVTRDGVVDLDKLRSLIDAHTLLVSVMMVNNETGVIQPVQEVASLAHRAGALMHCDAAQAVGKIAVDVSALDIDYLSVSSHKMYGPVGVGALYVASDVPEPKPLFFGGGQERGIRSGTVPVPLVAGFACAARLAASCTRADYARIAKLEREMLTGLERKGVAFEIVSSDADRVAGAFNVLLKDAVADDIVDRVSAQISISTGSACTTGQVLPSHVLMAMGLDVETARSAIRIAIGRYNSSEDITLAVSVLADKLTSAQQPTGRARQ encoded by the coding sequence TTGCAGACCGACGCCGCGATCTATCTCGATGGTTTTGCGACGACGCCGCTAGCGCCCGAGGCGCTGGCGGCGATGCAGGCGGCTTGGGCTGACCCAGTCAATGCCGGTTCACCCCATCGAGGCGGTGCGCGCGCCACCGCTCTTTTAGACGCTGCGCGCAAACAAATCGGTGATTTGGTCGGCGCGGACGCACGCGAAATCATTTTCACGTCCGGCGCAACGGAGGCGAATAACCTAGCCATCCGGGGTTTGGCAGGATGGGCGGTTCAGGGAGGCTCACCACGCCGGCGGATCATTGTCTCTGCGGTTGAGCACAAAGCCGTCAGCGAGGCAGCAATTTCGCTCAAGGGTGATGGCTTTGAGGTCGTGGTTGCACCTGTGACACGGGATGGCGTTGTTGATCTCGACAAGCTTCGCTCGCTGATTGATGCCCACACGCTGTTGGTGTCGGTGATGATGGTCAACAACGAGACCGGCGTGATCCAGCCGGTCCAGGAGGTCGCGTCACTGGCGCACCGGGCCGGGGCATTGATGCACTGCGATGCTGCTCAAGCCGTCGGAAAAATCGCGGTCGACGTCAGCGCGCTCGACATAGACTATCTAAGCGTTTCCTCGCACAAGATGTATGGCCCAGTTGGTGTCGGGGCCCTATATGTTGCGTCCGATGTGCCCGAACCTAAGCCCCTGTTTTTTGGAGGCGGCCAGGAACGGGGTATCAGGTCCGGAACAGTTCCAGTGCCGCTCGTCGCCGGTTTCGCATGTGCGGCCCGCCTCGCAGCGTCTTGCACCCGCGCTGACTACGCGAGAATTGCTAAGCTGGAGCGCGAAATGCTCACGGGCCTCGAACGAAAAGGTGTGGCCTTCGAAATTGTGTCGTCAGACGCTGATAGAGTGGCAGGTGCCTTCAATGTTCTTCTAAAAGATGCAGTTGCTGACGATATTGTCGATCGAGTAAGTGCGCAAATTAGTATTTCAACAGGGTCTGCTTGCACGACGGGTCAAGTATTGCCATCTCACGTCTTGATGGCGATGGGGTTAGATGTAGAAACAGCGCGTTCTGCAATTCGGATTGCAATCGGAAGATACAACAGTAGCGAAGACATAACTTTGGCTGTTAGCGTCCTAGCTGATAAGTTGACCTCCGCGCAGCAACCTACTGGACGAGCCCGCCAGTAA
- a CDS encoding DUF4007 family protein, whose translation MKHALHDPEVRGQFAGHETFPLRLLWLKKAHDACLGGAPIGTFHEQSAIARFGVGRNMAVSMRFWAIATGFLTEVERELVPTTVAEAVLSDDGFDPFIERAATIWLAHWAVASTPDLTSTAYYAFNGVANLEFDASSLTQELAEIVKARGWRATANTLKRDVEVFLRSYVRREGMASDDAAEPLLAELGLIREARIGGWYEFVRGPKPALPDGVFGYALEDFWRRTGAATAITAEQVCYAPGSPGRVFKLDEDSVITRLMRLDALTDGAWRWTDTAGLRQIQRTGSVEPMDLISQAYQPTADKRKAA comes from the coding sequence ATGAAGCACGCGCTCCACGATCCCGAGGTACGAGGCCAATTTGCGGGCCACGAAACCTTTCCGCTGCGTCTTCTGTGGCTGAAAAAAGCGCACGACGCATGCCTTGGTGGCGCCCCCATAGGAACATTCCACGAACAATCGGCTATCGCACGCTTTGGAGTCGGCCGCAACATGGCTGTTTCCATGCGGTTCTGGGCAATAGCGACGGGCTTTCTTACGGAAGTGGAGCGCGAGCTTGTCCCGACGACGGTGGCAGAGGCGGTCCTGTCTGACGACGGGTTCGACCCCTTCATTGAACGGGCAGCGACGATCTGGTTGGCGCATTGGGCGGTGGCAAGCACGCCAGACCTCACGAGTACGGCCTATTACGCCTTCAATGGCGTGGCGAACCTAGAGTTCGACGCCAGCAGCTTGACCCAAGAGCTGGCTGAAATCGTGAAGGCGCGGGGATGGCGCGCAACGGCAAACACGCTCAAGCGGGATGTCGAGGTATTTCTACGTAGCTACGTTCGCCGCGAGGGTATGGCGAGCGATGATGCGGCCGAGCCCCTTCTCGCCGAACTTGGTCTGATCCGAGAGGCCCGCATTGGCGGCTGGTATGAATTTGTCCGGGGGCCGAAGCCGGCGCTTCCGGATGGCGTATTTGGCTACGCGCTGGAGGATTTCTGGAGGCGCACAGGCGCGGCAACGGCGATCACAGCGGAGCAAGTCTGCTACGCTCCGGGCTCGCCGGGCCGTGTTTTCAAGCTCGACGAGGATAGTGTGATTACGAGGCTAATGCGCCTCGATGCCCTTACAGACGGTGCATGGCGTTGGACCGATACTGCTGGGCTGCGTCAAATTCAGCGGACAGGTTCCGTCGAACCGATGGACCTTATCTCTCAAGCTTATCAGCCAACCGCGGACAAGAGGAAGGCAGCATGA
- a CDS encoding phosphoadenosine phosphosulfate reductase family protein, with the protein MNAERHILGLSGGRDSAALAVYMRLHRPELPLEYFFTDTGKELPEVYTFLDRLEGFLGKPIRRLNPDRDFDFWLAEYGNFLPSPRTRWCTRQLKLRPLEHWTRPDLAAGTIINSYVAIRADEPTREGYQATHENMRVHLPLRDAGIDKAGVIDILQQADVGEPAYYEWRSRSGCTFCFFQQKIEWVRLSERHPDQFAEAIEYEKTALKDGSPFTWSQGESLTELARPERVKAIRDDYEKRLARLRARLPRNPLSGRQSNSVDDVYGVDEAEGGCLICHK; encoded by the coding sequence ATGAATGCCGAGCGACACATTCTAGGCTTATCTGGCGGGCGTGATAGCGCGGCGCTAGCCGTTTATATGCGTCTGCACCGGCCAGAGTTGCCCTTGGAGTATTTCTTTACCGACACCGGGAAAGAGTTGCCTGAGGTATATACTTTCCTCGATCGGCTCGAAGGCTTTCTCGGTAAACCGATAAGGCGGCTCAATCCTGATCGTGATTTTGATTTCTGGCTTGCGGAATATGGTAACTTCCTCCCGTCGCCGCGGACACGTTGGTGTACCCGCCAGCTCAAGTTGAGACCGTTGGAGCATTGGACCCGACCCGATCTAGCCGCTGGAACGATCATCAATTCTTATGTCGCGATTCGTGCAGATGAACCGACGCGAGAGGGCTACCAGGCAACCCATGAGAACATGCGCGTGCATTTGCCGTTGCGGGATGCAGGCATCGACAAAGCCGGAGTGATCGACATTCTCCAGCAGGCGGATGTCGGAGAGCCTGCTTATTATGAATGGCGCTCGCGATCGGGCTGCACTTTTTGCTTCTTTCAGCAGAAAATCGAGTGGGTGCGACTTTCCGAACGTCATCCCGACCAGTTTGCGGAAGCGATAGAATACGAAAAGACGGCCCTCAAAGACGGTAGTCCGTTCACTTGGAGCCAAGGTGAAAGTCTGACCGAACTCGCGCGCCCGGAACGGGTGAAGGCGATTCGCGATGACTATGAAAAGCGCCTGGCCCGTCTTCGAGCGCGCCTACCGCGTAACCCTTTGTCTGGCCGGCAAAGCAATAGCGTGGATGACGTTTACGGTGTTGATGAGGCGGAGGGCGGTTGCCTCATCTGTCACAAGTAA
- a CDS encoding HNH endonuclease, protein MSRCIYCLKDIVPRDVAVGLLNPSLEHIIPYSLGGSDDFATPDAHVGCNSSLGETVDSDCINQPYIVILRQKFGIPGRSGNVPDLVLSAVSANGNEPATMTIPHGKAATFKHEPIVIRQQETFGEQVLVVGNDGQVTKIVSGMAAKAKKRGGRVIDRDTGLELDIPASVAASPREFHNEYNVDFSIDLTSLHREIVKIAFGFAHLTLGWRWTASAYSRKLRAIARGAGSRADLDAIITPVDPEIRTALPMGQAGPDDHFVALLPMVADTRIIVSLFSHAPLSAGVRLPIDSDLIEAGVAEHNRALATVDHQSRRTTWTSFVNFSDHLRRSTGGAGYL, encoded by the coding sequence ATGAGTCGCTGCATCTACTGCCTCAAAGATATAGTCCCGCGCGACGTAGCGGTCGGCCTTTTGAACCCCTCACTGGAGCACATCATCCCGTATTCGCTCGGCGGTAGCGACGACTTCGCGACACCCGATGCCCATGTCGGCTGCAACAGTTCACTCGGCGAAACCGTCGATTCTGATTGCATCAACCAGCCCTACATTGTGATCCTACGCCAGAAGTTCGGCATACCCGGCCGGAGCGGAAACGTGCCCGATCTCGTGCTTTCAGCGGTGAGCGCGAACGGAAATGAGCCAGCTACAATGACGATCCCGCACGGGAAGGCCGCCACGTTCAAGCACGAACCGATCGTCATCCGCCAACAGGAGACTTTTGGGGAACAGGTGCTGGTCGTCGGCAATGATGGACAGGTCACGAAAATTGTCAGTGGCATGGCGGCGAAAGCGAAGAAGCGAGGCGGTCGCGTTATCGATCGAGACACCGGCCTGGAACTCGACATCCCTGCTTCGGTGGCCGCATCACCACGCGAGTTTCATAACGAGTACAACGTCGACTTCAGCATCGATCTGACTTCCCTCCATCGCGAAATCGTGAAGATTGCCTTCGGCTTTGCTCATCTCACTTTGGGCTGGCGCTGGACCGCCAGCGCTTACTCCCGAAAATTGCGGGCCATCGCCAGGGGGGCCGGTTCTAGAGCAGACCTCGATGCCATCATCACTCCGGTCGATCCGGAGATTCGGACGGCACTTCCTATGGGCCAAGCCGGGCCTGACGATCATTTCGTCGCGCTCCTGCCTATGGTCGCGGACACCCGGATAATCGTTTCACTCTTCAGTCACGCCCCGCTGAGTGCCGGCGTGCGGCTCCCAATCGATTCAGACCTGATTGAGGCAGGCGTTGCAGAGCACAATCGCGCTCTGGCTACCGTCGATCATCAGAGTCGACGCACGACATGGACCAGCTTCGTGAATTTCAGCGACCACCTTCGGCGGTCGACCGGAGGAGCAGGTTACTTGTGA